The following coding sequences are from one Pocillopora verrucosa isolate sample1 chromosome 5, ASM3666991v2, whole genome shotgun sequence window:
- the LOC131785578 gene encoding transmembrane protein 205 → MTFQVCLNLLGLCFLCVIVSMSSRISEEIQKGHLLTTTIRLVHLISFGTWFGMQFWVTFIAVSMSSRISEEIQKGHLLTTTIRLVHLISFGTWFGMQFWVTFIAVSMSSRISEEIQKGYLLTTTIRLVHLISFGTWFGMQFWVTFIAGYKMYFTLTRHTFGNLQSQLFPVYFTVGSCLSTVALVTYYLMHPVEVWTGDEKLQVSGLAVSMLATLINKFYLEPRTTAMMLKRYAYEKEHGYGDDIGPIKDEAFKMDETYLKMTHEFCMVHGFTSMANILAYTGSFLHVWLLAKSQVLVI, encoded by the exons ATGACTTTTCAAGTGTGTTTGAATTTATTAGGGTTGTGTTTCCTTTGCGTAATAGTCTCCATGTCTTCGCGAATCTCTGAGGAAATCCAAAAAGGCCATTTGCTTACAACCACGATTCGACTGGTTCATTTGATTTCGTTTGGAACTTGGTTCGGGATGCAGTTTTGGGTGACATTCATTGCTG TCTCCATGTCTTCGCGAATCTCTGAGGAAATCCAAAAAGGCCATTTGCTTACAACCACGATTCGACTGGTTCATTTGATTTCGTTTGGAACTTGGTTCGGGATGCAGTTTTGGGTGACATTCATTGCTG TCTCCATGTCTTCGCGAATCTCTGAGGAAATCCAAAAAGGTTATTTGCTTACAACCACGATTCGACTGGTTCATTTGATTTCGTTTGGAACTTGGTTCGGGATGCAGTTTTGGGTGACATTCATTGCTG gttACAAGATGTACTTCACCCTGACAAGACACACCTTCGGTAACTTACAAAGCCAACTGTTTCCAGTTTATTTTACTGTGGGTTCGTGTTTATCTACTGTTGCTTTGGTAACGTATTATCTTATGCATCCAGTAGAGGTTTGGACTGGAGACGAAAAACTTCAG GTATCAGGCTTGGCTGTTTCAATGTTAGCCACGTTGATAAACAAGTTCTACCTGGAGCCTAGAACCACTGCTATGATGCTAAAAAGGTACGCTTATGAGAAGGAGCACGGATACGGTGACGATATTGGGCCAATCAAAGATGAGGCCTTCAAGATGGACGAAACTTACCTGAAGATGACCCATGAGTTCTGTATGGTACATGGCTTTACATCCATGGCAAATATTCTGGCCTATACTGGCAGTTTTCTACACGTCTGGTTATTGGCCAAAAGTCAAGTTTTGGTGatttaa